DNA sequence from the Poecilia reticulata strain Guanapo linkage group LG19, Guppy_female_1.0+MT, whole genome shotgun sequence genome:
AAATATTACTTAATTACTTATAAATGagttcatatttcttgctgaaaagttacttacaagttagttttgtctcatttcaagtgaactaCAACATTTCCTCTAGAAAGTAGacgaaaatacttggtaagattttgtgtttttgcagtttattccCTTAAACTCCTACATTAAACACAGATATCTGCACAGATCCGTGCAGCAGGAGTCACACATGTTCTCTGTTCTGCAGATGTGGGTGATTGAAAGCAGCATGGACGTTGTGGCTcggcagctgctgctcctctacGTCACCCTGATGTCACAGGAAAAGATGGGAATTAACGGTGAGAGCTGCTATGATGACGAGTTCATCATTTGATTAAAGCCACGGCgctctaaaatgttttgttttcagagaagACTGAAGTTTTCTTGGAGCTTTTTGGAAACACGGAAATCCGCAGTCAGACAGAAGAGACGCTGCGGCGAGCCGCATCACAACTCATTCTCTCTGTCACTGAAACAATGGAGGACCCCAGGAACGCCTGCCTGGACACAACACTCCTGAAGGTGAACTGTGCATCTATTGATCTCTTATTTCCAGTTAAACTgctaaaactgaatgtttttccaGTTCAAGGAGCGGGATGAGCTAGCCAGGATATTCAAGCTGTGGATCCAGCAAACGTCTCCTGTCATCATGTCCAAAGCCTGGGMTTATCGGGTCAGGCAGCATCTCGGTACCCGCTACGACTCCAAGAAGGGATGTTTCGACTGGGACCTCACCATGAAGCTGCATGAGAAAGGGGTGATGGAGaatttttacactttattttttatgttgccaaaggaaaaataaagcagaactggttacttttctgtattttaatgttGAGATTGCCTAcattactgcaaaaacacaatatccTATCAAGTATATTTCTTGTGCAAACATcttattacactttaaataagacttaattaacttacaagtaacttttcagcaaaaaatgagcttgttttaagtcaataattccttaatattgataaaagtAGCACTAGTTCCACTACCAGATCgtttttacaaataacaaaacatttcccatgttataagtgaaacaatctgtcAATGTAActagtattttttcatcaaaattaaggaattattgagtaaaacaagcttctgtgTCTTGCTGTAAAGGAACCAGACTAGAAATACTTGataatattttgagtttttcagtGATGAACTCTTCCTGGTTTTTCTCTAAGCAGTGTGGAGTCATCAGCAAACAGCAGTATGTGCAATGGAGAGGAAAGGGTTTGGCGTTCGAAATGAGGGAAGGTATCTACCAAACAACCAACCCCACTTTACTCTCCACAAGAGTTTTTAATAAGGTTGGtgcatatttgtttttggtgaacTAAAGAGCTCTGAAGTTAAATAAACAATCtaaattttagtttgtttttgtctcagtaGGAAGGAGACAAAGTTGGCATTCAAGGCTACTGGGGAGACATCGTTTCCAGCCCTTATCTTTCTTTTGGTATTGAAAGTGACGACAAGAAGCTGCTGAAAATGCAGAATGGGCAACACCTCAGTGTAAAATATGGCTACAAATATTGTCTGTCACAGTTTGTCACTTTGCAACCATAAGCTTTCGTTTCTTTTATTGGAATAAGTAGTAAATGCATATTTGAAAGCAAACTCACTATAATTGCAGTGAAATGtggtttcacattttaaaatttaattaataaaagtttgcaaatcatttataattttctttcagtttataTTAAAGGTGCTCACATTCTGAAGAAGACtacagtctttttttatttatcatcttTTCCTCTTCTCGCCTCCACAGACGGCCCAGGATATCTCCTTTGCAAACCTGCAGGAGTTGTTCCGGTCCCTGTCCAGCAGGCGGCGCCGTCTCACTG
Encoded proteins:
- the dnaaf3l gene encoding dynein assembly factor 3, axonemal; protein product: MSAGRVSEGAGWVSWWGFSPARNLLSLGPVKSDGEMNVLLVGSGDPRHILKTIVDSPVEQNLHMWVIESSMDVVARQLLLLYVTLMSQEKMGINEKTEVFLELFGNTEIRSQTEETLRRAASQLILSVTETMEDPRNACLDTTLLKFKERDELARIFKLWIQQTSPVIMSKAWXYRVRQHLGTRYDSKKGCFDWDLTMKLHEKGCGVISKQQYVQWRGKGLAFEMREGIYQTTNPTLLSTRVFNKEGDKVGIQGYWGDIVSSPYLSFGIESDDKKLLKMQNGQHLSTAQDISFANLQELFRSLSSRRRRLTASHSDMEAEEAPTLSQQKSLKDLMHLSGVSITFLPLDSLQKLPQKQKYRHCFNSVYFSASCVHQLDPMMGQIAAPDAVLVVELAKYILDLNKEQEAGFAETVTNLALKAGFEPWCEGANDGASDGVLTVFVQQKK